The following are from one region of the Candidatus Deferrimicrobium borealis genome:
- a CDS encoding CpaF family protein: MVDDLRRTLHQTVLSRLDARKTGLSFSEDAGRWRDRAEECLRAELHALSLGDAEQDALREGILDEIFAFGPITPLLSDPGVSEIMVNGHASIYVERSGSVSRHGGSFLSEESLRATIDRMVSKVNRRLDESSPYVDARLPDGSRINAIIPPVCLTGACLTIRKFRKEAFSLEELVRIGSVARDAAEYLKEAVRERRNVIVSGGTGSGKTTLLNALSQHISEEERIVTIEDAAEIRLQKPHVIRLEARPVNIEGSGGVTIRDLVRNSLRMRPDRIIVGECRGGEALDMLQAMNTGHDGSITTGHANTPRDMLRRLETMVLLGGVEIPIRAIREQIASAVDIIVHTGRIAGGKRAVTSITEITGMNESQILLQELFRWSKGNAGTGGAGRLVATGIPSRFRRGGGPPWD, translated from the coding sequence ATGGTCGATGATCTCCGACGCACGCTGCACCAGACGGTGCTGTCGCGCCTCGACGCAAGGAAGACGGGCCTGTCGTTTTCGGAGGATGCCGGACGATGGAGGGACCGCGCCGAGGAGTGCCTGCGGGCGGAGTTGCACGCACTGTCGCTGGGGGACGCGGAGCAGGACGCCCTGCGGGAGGGGATCCTCGACGAGATCTTCGCCTTCGGGCCGATCACTCCCCTCCTCTCCGACCCCGGCGTCTCCGAGATCATGGTGAACGGACACGCGTCGATCTACGTGGAGCGGAGCGGGTCGGTGTCCCGCCACGGAGGCTCGTTCCTCTCGGAGGAATCGCTCCGGGCCACGATCGACAGGATGGTGTCGAAGGTCAACCGCCGCCTCGACGAATCGTCCCCCTATGTCGACGCCCGGCTCCCGGACGGGTCGCGCATCAACGCGATCATCCCTCCGGTCTGCCTTACCGGGGCGTGCCTGACCATCCGCAAATTCCGGAAGGAGGCGTTCTCCCTGGAGGAGCTCGTCCGCATCGGGTCCGTGGCCCGGGATGCCGCGGAGTACCTGAAAGAGGCAGTCCGGGAGCGACGCAACGTCATCGTCTCCGGCGGGACCGGTTCCGGGAAGACCACCCTGTTGAACGCCCTGTCCCAGCACATTTCGGAGGAGGAACGGATCGTCACGATCGAGGATGCGGCGGAGATCCGTCTCCAGAAACCCCACGTGATCCGCCTCGAGGCGAGGCCGGTCAACATCGAAGGATCGGGGGGCGTCACCATCCGGGACCTCGTCCGCAATTCCCTTCGCATGCGCCCGGACCGGATCATCGTCGGGGAGTGCCGCGGGGGGGAGGCGCTCGACATGCTGCAGGCGATGAATACCGGGCACGACGGATCGATCACCACGGGACACGCGAACACCCCCCGGGACATGCTCCGGCGCCTGGAGACGATGGTCCTGCTGGGCGGTGTGGAGATCCCGATCCGGGCGATCCGGGAGCAGATCGCCTCCGCCGTCGACATCATCGTTCACACCGGGCGCATCGCCGGCGGGAAACGGGCGGTAACGTCGATCACCGAAATCACCGGGATGAACGAATCGCAGATCCTGTTACAAGAACTGTTCCGGTGGTCCAAGGGGAACGCGGGAACCGGCGGTGCGGGACGCCTTGTCGCCACCGGCATCCCTTCCAGGTTCCGCCGCGGCGGAGGCCCCCCGTGGGACTGA
- a CDS encoding type II secretion system F family protein encodes MGLTLGEASIFVLGAALIARFLVRAGLPQARTRFVSAANRHSDQLREEFVLLSPARVAGMLLVSALLLAGAAMAATRSVSVAAAFGAAPIPFAGLLIRWYRNRRRRSILSQLPSLLDLLSGHVRAGHSLSESLAETVPLLPAGIREEMAWVLQQNRLGTALPEALVHWGERIRSEETSLLVRPLRAAIPGGGNIVDLLERIRDILRLRIRATEKLRSMTAQARLQALVLTVLPPAIAVALSKVDPMFFPNLLGTPQGKAILAIAFTLQVLGWVTIRKILSVRP; translated from the coding sequence GTGGGACTGACGCTCGGGGAAGCGTCGATCTTCGTCCTGGGTGCCGCGCTGATCGCCCGGTTTCTCGTTCGGGCCGGGCTACCGCAGGCGCGCACGAGGTTCGTCTCCGCGGCGAACCGTCACTCCGATCAATTGCGCGAAGAATTCGTTCTCCTGTCGCCGGCCCGGGTCGCCGGCATGCTGCTCGTTTCCGCACTCCTTCTCGCGGGGGCGGCGATGGCGGCGACCCGCTCCGTCTCCGTCGCGGCGGCATTCGGAGCCGCGCCGATCCCCTTCGCCGGCCTCCTGATCCGGTGGTACCGGAACCGGCGAAGACGGTCCATCCTCTCCCAGTTGCCGTCGCTCCTCGACCTTCTGTCCGGGCACGTTCGGGCGGGGCACAGCCTTTCGGAGTCCCTGGCGGAAACCGTCCCCCTGCTTCCCGCCGGAATTCGGGAAGAGATGGCGTGGGTCCTGCAGCAGAACCGCCTGGGCACGGCGCTGCCGGAGGCTCTGGTCCATTGGGGGGAGCGCATCCGTTCCGAGGAGACCTCGCTTCTCGTACGTCCCCTCCGTGCGGCGATCCCGGGAGGCGGGAACATCGTGGACCTTCTCGAGCGCATCCGGGACATCCTCCGGCTCCGGATCCGTGCGACGGAGAAACTTCGAAGCATGACGGCGCAGGCCCGGCTGCAGGCGTTGGTCCTCACGGTCCTGCCCCCGGCGATCGCGGTCGCCCTTTCGAAGGTCGATCCGATGTTCTTCCCGAACCTTCTGGGCACTCCGCAGGGAAAAGCGATCCTGGCGATCGCGTTCACCCTCCAGGTCCTGGGCTGGGTCACCATACGAAAGATCCTGTCGGTGCGGCCATGA
- a CDS encoding type II secretion system F family protein: MRTRDFLLVGAPMLLGGYNLAAFLLRAWKGRSIARTLLAYRSAHDRLTEGLIAKRILRFPGACLVSPLRPWAVAELFALLVFLAGVSIERSTAGLANAAATAALLGFAVAWISLRGAARNALHSVRRDLPVACFLFSLLLESGMGASSALRETSGAIPGGALARELAVLVRSHAHGVPRGESIERSRRRVPVEDYRLFLNHVLQGERLGIGLSRSLRELSTKMLERQSHRAETIAQEAAVKMLFPLVFFIFPAVFLIILSPVILGLWDKFAG; encoded by the coding sequence ATGAGGACGCGGGACTTCCTCCTCGTCGGCGCGCCGATGCTCCTTGGCGGCTACAATCTCGCCGCGTTTCTTCTGCGCGCGTGGAAGGGGCGATCGATCGCACGCACCCTGCTGGCGTACCGGTCCGCCCATGACCGGCTGACGGAGGGACTGATCGCGAAACGGATCCTTCGATTCCCCGGGGCCTGCCTCGTCTCCCCGCTCCGTCCCTGGGCGGTCGCGGAGCTCTTCGCGCTTCTCGTCTTTCTCGCCGGCGTCTCGATCGAACGCTCGACGGCGGGTCTGGCGAATGCGGCGGCCACGGCGGCACTGCTCGGGTTTGCCGTCGCCTGGATCTCCCTGCGCGGGGCAGCGCGGAACGCGCTCCACTCGGTCCGGCGCGATCTCCCGGTAGCGTGCTTCCTCTTCTCGCTCCTGCTCGAATCGGGAATGGGCGCCTCTTCGGCGTTGCGGGAAACGTCGGGCGCGATCCCCGGGGGGGCTCTCGCCAGGGAACTGGCGGTGCTGGTCCGGTCCCACGCGCACGGCGTTCCCCGGGGAGAATCGATCGAGCGGTCGCGGCGGCGCGTGCCCGTAGAGGATTACCGGCTGTTCCTGAACCATGTGCTCCAGGGGGAGCGCCTCGGGATCGGGCTGTCGCGGAGCCTGCGGGAACTTTCAACGAAGATGCTGGAACGCCAGTCGCACCGGGCGGAGACGATCGCCCAGGAGGCGGCGGTGAAGATGCTGTTCCCCCTGGTCTTCTTCATCTTTCCCGCCGTCTTTCTCATCATCCTGTCCCCGGTGATCCTTGGCCTGTGGGACAAGTTCGCGGGGTGA
- a CDS encoding protein kinase, which yields MAEVYLCRLSGEQGFRKRVALKVVHPRHAADPRFRELFSREARLAASLSHPNLVQVFDFGREGDAHFLAMEYVEGWNLAQAAEQARQLRLPIPPGIWRHWVDGIWSGLAYLHEKGVVHRDVSPGNILVARNGAVKITDFGISRVVGDGPESEGTRAGKSGYLAPERIRGEGATFSSDLFAAGVISVELLLGRRLFGGDGPEDASGRIRGFDARTFPLPGVPSGLADILRTSVAALPGERYHRAAEFLVELARVAHPPASAPVMADFWDALFPVPQEEETGPDPVVEEPESLPAMVKEPGERYGRGGRAVQAGAAAAFAAVIVGGVLLWKEVRQGPTNGAAPASVAPAVDVVPAPSVPSAAPPASPAARPGSLPGVTPRTPDPPAAPGKPVARLVRIESDPPGASVLQESGTILGKTPLQLDVASLAGRKVVLSKDGYERQSVPSDALAAGPTFRAELLPLIGTVEAIQAIPWAKVYLGNRLLGETPLTAVRLPAGEQRLRFVNEPLGVDLVKIIVVRPGDNPKIIVPMTGSGRR from the coding sequence ATGGCCGAGGTTTACCTGTGCCGGCTTTCGGGGGAGCAGGGGTTCCGGAAGCGGGTCGCCCTGAAGGTGGTCCACCCGCGCCACGCCGCCGACCCCCGCTTCCGCGAACTGTTCTCCCGGGAGGCGCGCCTCGCCGCTTCCCTTTCCCACCCCAACCTGGTCCAGGTGTTCGATTTCGGCCGGGAGGGGGACGCCCACTTCCTCGCGATGGAGTACGTCGAGGGGTGGAACCTCGCCCAGGCGGCGGAGCAGGCGCGCCAGCTTCGCCTCCCGATCCCCCCCGGCATCTGGCGTCACTGGGTCGACGGGATCTGGTCGGGTCTCGCGTACCTTCACGAGAAGGGAGTCGTGCACCGCGACGTATCCCCGGGGAATATCCTGGTGGCACGGAACGGAGCGGTGAAGATCACCGATTTCGGGATCTCCCGCGTCGTGGGGGACGGACCGGAGAGCGAGGGGACGCGGGCCGGAAAATCCGGGTACCTCGCGCCCGAGAGGATTCGCGGGGAGGGGGCGACGTTTTCGTCCGACCTGTTCGCCGCGGGAGTGATCTCCGTGGAACTTCTTCTCGGTCGAAGGCTGTTCGGCGGGGACGGTCCGGAAGACGCCTCCGGGAGGATCCGTGGATTCGACGCGCGGACGTTCCCGCTTCCGGGGGTTCCCTCCGGGTTGGCGGACATCCTGCGAACGTCCGTCGCGGCGCTGCCGGGAGAACGGTACCACCGCGCGGCGGAGTTTCTGGTCGAGCTCGCGCGGGTCGCCCATCCCCCGGCGTCGGCTCCGGTGATGGCGGATTTCTGGGACGCCCTCTTCCCCGTCCCTCAGGAGGAGGAAACGGGCCCGGATCCCGTGGTCGAGGAGCCGGAATCCCTCCCGGCGATGGTCAAGGAACCGGGAGAGCGGTACGGTCGCGGGGGAAGAGCGGTCCAGGCGGGCGCCGCCGCCGCGTTCGCCGCGGTCATCGTCGGAGGCGTCCTCCTGTGGAAGGAGGTGCGGCAGGGGCCGACCAACGGAGCGGCGCCGGCTTCGGTGGCCCCGGCGGTCGACGTCGTACCGGCGCCTTCCGTCCCTTCGGCCGCGCCCCCCGCGTCACCTGCCGCCCGTCCCGGATCTCTTCCAGGGGTGACTCCGCGAACTCCCGATCCGCCGGCGGCTCCAGGCAAGCCCGTGGCGCGCCTCGTCCGGATCGAGTCCGATCCTCCGGGGGCGTCCGTGCTGCAGGAGAGCGGGACGATCCTCGGGAAGACGCCGTTGCAGTTGGATGTGGCCTCCCTCGCGGGCCGGAAGGTCGTCCTTTCGAAGGACGGGTACGAACGACAATCCGTACCGTCGGATGCGTTGGCGGCGGGGCCGACGTTCCGCGCCGAGTTGCTCCCCCTGATCGGGACGGTGGAGGCGATCCAGGCGATCCCGTGGGCGAAAGTCTACCTCGGGAACCGACTGCTCGGGGAGACCCCGCTGACCGCCGTGCGCCTGCCGGCGGGAGAGCAGCGGCTCCGCTTCGTGAACGAGCCGCTCGGGGTCGATCTCGTGAAGATCATCGTCGTCCGCCCGGGCGACAACCCGAAGATCATCGTCCCGATGACGGGCTCCGGGAGACGGTAG
- a CDS encoding ATP-binding protein, with protein MTAPPVGQFSPSPGEDPAKRRRERWAIGIVAVLVAALTFFEAHLAAVGGAVAFSSNIVIFALINLNVIFVVLLIFLVTRNVFKILLDRRRNLLGAKLRSRLVLIFICFSLIPTMLLFIAATNITTTSIKSWIGGRVGQALTGAIEIARERLEEEARALSPAAESAAAGLAATVDPDSFPRVLESARSLAPAGTALLFFEKDAEVARDGEIPPAVRAEVLKRIKAMKEDGEGKETLIGDEFAAAWRRTPGGVIVVAVRPLPPAEAARIREIARAYDEYHQVRLLDDPIRASYIGILILITLLIVFAASWMGIYLARQITVPVQLLAEGTEEVARGNLDVSLDYRSSDEFGTLVSSFNRMTADLKAMKGNLEETNVSLTRTYDELHRRTQFIETILHSISTGVIVIDRHGRIAMINKVAERLLRIPTDGAVGRQYREVLREEHYEAIRSLYREAGEAAKGQVERQVELVVGEKRIAFRVSLTALRDDAGDFMGLVAAFDDLSQAMRLQRVLAWREVARRIAHDIRNPLTPIQLSTERMSRKYAAAHAEDPVFAECTQAILSGVNTLKHLVDEFTRFARMPVPRLEEGDLPMEIRTVVETYRTSHPGIRWEFHQGGPPRVWFDPFQIRRAVTNLLDNAAAALGKRGSVTVTCTHDEAAGKARIEVADDGPGIPPGDRDRLFEPYFSRREGGTGLGLAIVSAIANDHGGAVRMRDNTPRGSVFEMEFPARPPSKRTIGSAAPGIGDGRPGN; from the coding sequence GTGACCGCGCCGCCCGTCGGACAGTTTTCGCCTTCGCCGGGAGAGGACCCCGCGAAGCGGCGCAGGGAGCGGTGGGCCATCGGGATCGTCGCGGTCCTTGTCGCGGCCCTGACCTTCTTCGAGGCGCACCTGGCGGCGGTAGGCGGGGCGGTCGCGTTCTCCAGCAACATCGTCATCTTCGCGCTGATCAACCTGAACGTGATCTTCGTCGTCCTCCTGATCTTCCTCGTCACGCGGAACGTCTTCAAGATCCTCCTGGACCGTCGGCGGAACCTCCTTGGGGCGAAGCTCCGGTCCCGGCTCGTCCTCATCTTCATCTGCTTCTCCCTCATCCCGACGATGCTCCTTTTCATCGCCGCGACGAACATCACGACGACGTCCATCAAGTCCTGGATCGGCGGCAGGGTGGGACAGGCCCTCACCGGCGCCATCGAGATCGCCCGGGAACGTTTGGAGGAGGAGGCCCGGGCCCTTTCCCCGGCCGCCGAGAGCGCCGCCGCGGGGCTGGCGGCCACGGTCGATCCCGATTCCTTTCCGCGGGTTCTCGAATCGGCCCGGAGCCTGGCCCCCGCCGGTACCGCCCTGCTCTTCTTCGAAAAGGACGCCGAAGTGGCCCGGGACGGCGAGATTCCGCCTGCGGTGCGTGCGGAGGTCCTCAAACGGATCAAGGCGATGAAGGAGGACGGTGAGGGGAAGGAGACACTGATCGGGGACGAGTTCGCCGCCGCATGGCGTCGCACCCCCGGGGGCGTCATCGTCGTGGCGGTTCGACCTCTCCCCCCCGCCGAGGCGGCGCGGATCCGCGAGATTGCCAGGGCGTACGACGAGTACCACCAGGTGCGGCTCCTCGACGACCCCATCCGCGCCAGCTACATCGGCATCCTCATCCTCATCACGCTCCTGATCGTCTTCGCGGCTTCCTGGATGGGGATCTACCTCGCGCGGCAGATCACCGTGCCGGTGCAGCTGCTCGCGGAGGGGACCGAGGAGGTCGCCCGGGGGAACCTCGACGTTTCGCTGGATTACCGGTCCAGCGACGAGTTCGGCACCCTCGTCTCCTCCTTCAACCGGATGACGGCGGACCTGAAGGCGATGAAGGGGAACCTGGAGGAGACGAACGTATCCCTCACCCGGACGTACGATGAGCTGCACCGCCGGACGCAGTTCATCGAGACGATCCTTCACAGCATCTCGACGGGGGTCATCGTCATCGATCGCCACGGAAGGATCGCGATGATCAACAAGGTGGCGGAACGGCTCCTCCGGATCCCGACGGACGGCGCCGTGGGGCGGCAGTACCGCGAAGTGCTCCGGGAGGAGCATTACGAAGCGATCCGGAGCCTCTACCGCGAGGCGGGCGAGGCGGCGAAGGGGCAGGTCGAGCGCCAGGTGGAGCTCGTCGTGGGGGAGAAGCGGATCGCGTTCCGGGTCAGCCTCACCGCGCTGCGCGACGACGCGGGCGATTTCATGGGGCTGGTCGCCGCGTTCGACGATCTTTCCCAGGCGATGCGCCTCCAGCGCGTCCTCGCGTGGCGCGAGGTGGCCCGGAGGATCGCGCACGACATCCGCAATCCCCTGACGCCGATCCAGCTCTCCACGGAGCGGATGTCGCGGAAATACGCCGCGGCGCACGCGGAAGACCCCGTGTTCGCCGAGTGCACGCAGGCGATCCTTTCCGGGGTGAACACCCTGAAGCACCTGGTCGACGAGTTCACGCGCTTCGCGCGGATGCCGGTCCCGCGCCTCGAGGAGGGGGATCTCCCGATGGAGATCCGCACCGTCGTGGAGACGTACCGGACGTCCCATCCGGGGATCCGTTGGGAGTTCCATCAGGGAGGACCGCCGCGCGTCTGGTTCGACCCGTTCCAGATCCGCCGCGCCGTCACCAACCTGCTCGACAATGCCGCGGCCGCCCTCGGAAAGCGGGGGAGCGTCACGGTCACGTGCACCCACGACGAGGCGGCGGGGAAGGCCCGGATCGAGGTTGCGGACGACGGGCCGGGGATCCCTCCCGGGGATCGCGATCGCCTCTTCGAGCCGTATTTTTCGCGCCGGGAGGGAGGCACGGGATTGGGGCTCGCCATCGTGAGCGCGATCGCGAACGACCACGGTGGCGCCGTGCGGATGAGGGACAATACGCCGCGGGGCTCCGTGTTCGAGATGGAGTTCCCCGCTCGCCCGCCGTCGAAGAGAACCATCGGGTCGGCGGCGCCGGGGATCGGCGACGGCAGGCCGGGGAATTGA
- a CDS encoding DUF4390 domain-containing protein, giving the protein MRVLMAFFALALLGLLPGVSLAGPPVPGISGVSGTIRGGEARVHFTLQNAFTPEMVEALKSGIEITFKTTVEVERVYRNWFDRTMGHVNYTRSVRYEALSRVYRLHRGDGDELLPDVLAALDRMTRFEVVVPVTGDVETGKPYRARVRARLDKVGLSEPLRSIFFFSSLWDVETDWAHGDLKTP; this is encoded by the coding sequence GTGCGCGTACTGATGGCCTTTTTTGCTCTGGCACTGCTGGGACTCCTGCCCGGGGTCTCCCTCGCCGGGCCGCCGGTCCCCGGGATCTCGGGAGTCTCCGGGACGATCCGTGGCGGCGAGGCCCGGGTCCACTTCACCTTGCAGAACGCATTCACCCCCGAAATGGTCGAGGCGTTGAAGTCCGGGATCGAGATCACCTTCAAGACCACCGTCGAGGTCGAACGAGTCTACAGAAACTGGTTCGACCGGACGATGGGGCATGTCAACTACACCCGCTCCGTCCGTTACGAAGCCCTGTCGCGCGTCTACCGCCTCCACCGCGGCGACGGGGACGAGTTGCTGCCGGACGTCCTTGCCGCGCTTGACCGGATGACCCGGTTCGAGGTGGTCGTCCCGGTGACCGGCGACGTCGAAACGGGGAAACCGTACCGGGCGCGCGTCCGCGCCCGGCTGGACAAGGTGGGGCTTTCCGAACCGCTTCGATCGATCTTCTTCTTCTCCTCCCTGTGGGACGTCGAGACCGACTGGGCCCACGGCGACCTCAAGACCCCGTGA
- a CDS encoding DUF2905 domain-containing protein, giving the protein MWTPLGKGLILIGLLIAAVGVLFLVSEKIGWIGRLPGDITIRRDNFTVHIPLATCLVISVLLSLLIWLFRK; this is encoded by the coding sequence GTGTGGACTCCCCTCGGGAAAGGGCTCATCCTCATCGGCCTCCTGATCGCCGCGGTCGGCGTCCTCTTCCTCGTTTCGGAAAAGATCGGCTGGATCGGGCGGCTTCCCGGAGACATCACCATCCGTCGCGATAACTTCACCGTCCATATCCCGCTCGCGACCTGTCTCGTCATCAGTGTGCTTCTCTCCCTGCTGATCTGGCTGTTCCGGAAGTAG
- the ruvB gene encoding Holliday junction branch migration DNA helicase RuvB, whose amino-acid sequence MVDPAAAGGENTVDVSLRPKRFGEFIGQAGIVANLRTYIEAAIGRGEPLDHVLLSGPPGLGKTTLAHIIANEMGVGIRTTSGPAIERKGDIAAILTALEPGDVLFIDEIHRLTRVVEELLYSAMEDFALDIILGQGPSAKSIRLTLPRFTLIGATTRTGLLTSPLRDRFGVPLRLEYYGTEELKEVIRRSSAALSIPVDEAGAGEIARRSRGTPRVANRLLRRVRDFAQVTGDGTITREIADHALLRMEVDREGLDVMDRKILRVLLEKFGGGPVGVETISASVSEERDTIEDVYEPFLIQRGFLKRTPRGRVATPAAWKHLGIAIPKTSAQDSLFGET is encoded by the coding sequence ATCGTCGATCCCGCCGCCGCCGGCGGCGAGAACACCGTCGACGTCTCCCTGCGGCCGAAACGGTTCGGCGAGTTCATCGGGCAAGCCGGCATCGTGGCGAACCTCCGGACGTACATCGAGGCGGCGATCGGCCGCGGCGAGCCGCTCGACCACGTCCTGCTCTCCGGCCCGCCGGGCCTCGGGAAGACGACGCTGGCCCACATCATCGCCAACGAGATGGGGGTGGGGATCCGCACGACCTCCGGCCCCGCGATCGAGCGGAAAGGGGACATCGCCGCGATCCTCACGGCGCTGGAGCCCGGGGACGTCCTCTTCATCGACGAGATCCACCGGTTGACGCGCGTCGTCGAGGAATTGCTCTACTCCGCGATGGAGGACTTCGCCCTCGACATCATCCTCGGGCAAGGTCCGTCCGCGAAATCGATCCGCCTCACGCTTCCGAGGTTCACGCTCATCGGCGCCACGACGCGCACCGGGCTTCTCACGTCCCCGTTGCGGGACCGGTTCGGGGTCCCCCTGCGCCTCGAGTATTACGGGACGGAGGAGCTGAAAGAGGTGATCCGGCGCTCCTCGGCCGCCCTCTCCATCCCCGTCGACGAGGCGGGGGCGGGGGAGATCGCCCGTCGCTCCCGGGGAACGCCGCGCGTCGCGAACCGCCTCCTGCGGCGCGTCCGGGACTTCGCCCAGGTGACGGGGGACGGGACGATCACCCGGGAGATCGCGGATCACGCGCTGCTGCGGATGGAAGTGGACCGGGAGGGGCTCGACGTGATGGATCGGAAGATCCTGCGCGTGCTCCTCGAGAAGTTCGGGGGAGGTCCCGTCGGCGTGGAGACGATCTCCGCCTCCGTCAGCGAGGAGCGGGACACGATCGAGGATGTCTACGAGCCGTTTCTCATTCAGCGGGGATTCCTCAAGCGCACTCCGAGGGGAAGGGTCGCCACCCCCGCCGCGTGGAAGCATCTCGGGATCGCAATCCCGAAGACGTCCGCCCAGGATTCGCTGTTCGGAGAGACGTGA
- the ruvA gene encoding Holliday junction branch migration protein RuvA, with protein MIDHLRGRLAGGGKDFVVLECAGIGFRARVSDATRKDLPPDGESCILRAHLHFREGGADLYGFSTDTEREIFLSTIGVNGVGPKSAMAMLSVLGVPGVLAACAREDAAAFTRVPGIGKKLAQRIAMELPDRLKKVSVDFAPLGAETTEPPTAPEAQATEALVALGFPRTGAQLAVASVRREKGADLPADLLIRESLRRLSGGR; from the coding sequence ATGATCGACCATCTTCGAGGCCGCCTCGCGGGGGGCGGGAAGGATTTCGTGGTCCTGGAGTGCGCCGGGATCGGATTCCGCGCGCGCGTCTCCGACGCGACCCGCAAGGACCTCCCCCCCGACGGTGAAAGCTGCATTCTTCGCGCGCACCTCCATTTCCGGGAGGGCGGCGCCGACCTGTACGGGTTCTCCACGGACACGGAGCGCGAGATCTTCCTTTCGACGATCGGAGTGAACGGCGTGGGGCCGAAATCGGCCATGGCGATGCTGTCGGTCCTGGGCGTTCCCGGCGTCCTCGCGGCGTGCGCGCGGGAAGACGCCGCCGCGTTCACGCGCGTCCCGGGGATCGGGAAGAAGCTCGCCCAGAGGATCGCCATGGAGCTGCCGGACCGGCTGAAGAAGGTTTCGGTCGATTTCGCCCCCCTCGGGGCGGAGACGACGGAGCCTCCGACGGCGCCGGAAGCGCAGGCCACGGAGGCGCTCGTCGCCCTCGGGTTCCCGCGAACGGGCGCCCAGCTTGCCGTGGCGTCCGTCCGGCGGGAGAAGGGCGCCGATCTCCCCGCGGATCTGCTGATCCGGGAGTCGTTGCGCCGCCTGTCGGGAGGGCGGTGA
- a CDS encoding sigma 54-interacting transcriptional regulator, with protein MSQNLPLVFIQSLFEKLDPGRFPAGFLEALTQIQNVQRGSMWIRRGDSYVCSESIGPDAEKVKGLAVSANRPSIVGSVIETGKMRIAEAGKDPRHFKEVENDFDVKSTLILCFPLKLKDGSVYGAVQIIDTSAGGKRLNLAADYLELMEGLVTAGGIALSASLVLEEHQRQNVELKKILEEVRSPPGIVGRSKALQTVLRTAETYAGNDFPVMITGESGTGKELIAREIHRLGARRDRPFLAQNCSAIPDTLLESELFGYRKGAFTGAARDKVGLFEAAQGGTVFLDEIGDMPLGLQAKILHVLQSNEIKPLGSTEFRRVDMRILSATNRNMTRCVESGLFRQDLYFRLNVLPLVMPPLRSRKDDIPLLLAHFLRRFGREPGRGPMKISPEAMGRLTEYPWPGNIREMENLVKYLLTVTRGDTILPGDLTTLLDRTPEGAQALGPGRGSPPQEERNGSRNTDSLAGYSWEGLEREYIQTLLDQTKWNIAAASRKAGVKRSTFNARMRRLGIRKG; from the coding sequence GTGAGCCAGAATCTGCCCCTTGTCTTCATCCAGTCCCTGTTCGAGAAACTGGATCCCGGCCGGTTCCCGGCCGGGTTTCTCGAAGCCTTGACTCAGATCCAGAACGTCCAGAGGGGATCGATGTGGATCCGGAGAGGGGACAGCTACGTATGTTCCGAGTCGATCGGCCCCGATGCCGAAAAAGTGAAGGGACTCGCCGTCAGCGCCAACCGTCCGAGCATCGTGGGGTCCGTAATCGAGACGGGAAAGATGCGGATCGCCGAGGCGGGGAAGGATCCCCGCCATTTCAAGGAGGTCGAAAACGACTTCGACGTAAAGAGCACGCTGATCCTCTGTTTCCCCCTGAAATTGAAGGACGGCTCGGTGTACGGGGCCGTGCAGATCATCGATACGAGCGCCGGGGGGAAGCGGCTGAATCTGGCTGCCGACTATCTTGAGCTGATGGAAGGGCTCGTGACCGCGGGAGGGATCGCCCTGAGCGCCTCCCTGGTCCTTGAGGAACACCAGCGACAGAACGTGGAGTTGAAAAAGATCCTGGAAGAGGTCCGGTCCCCGCCGGGCATCGTCGGGCGGAGCAAGGCGTTGCAGACGGTCCTGCGGACCGCCGAGACCTATGCCGGCAACGATTTCCCGGTCATGATCACCGGCGAGAGCGGGACCGGCAAGGAGCTCATCGCCCGGGAGATCCACCGGCTCGGCGCACGGCGGGACAGGCCCTTTCTCGCCCAGAATTGCAGCGCGATCCCGGACACCCTCCTGGAGAGCGAACTGTTCGGATACCGGAAGGGGGCATTCACCGGGGCGGCGCGGGACAAGGTCGGGCTTTTCGAAGCGGCGCAGGGAGGAACCGTCTTCCTGGACGAGATCGGAGACATGCCCCTGGGCCTGCAGGCCAAGATCCTCCATGTATTGCAAAGCAACGAGATCAAGCCGCTGGGGAGCACCGAGTTCCGAAGGGTGGACATGCGCATCCTTTCCGCCACGAACAGGAACATGACCCGGTGCGTCGAATCGGGACTGTTCCGGCAGGACCTGTATTTCCGCCTCAATGTCCTTCCGTTGGTGATGCCTCCCCTGAGGAGCCGGAAGGACGATATCCCCCTGCTGCTTGCCCACTTCCTGCGGCGTTTCGGCCGGGAGCCGGGCAGGGGACCGATGAAGATATCGCCGGAAGCCATGGGAAGGCTGACGGAATACCCTTGGCCCGGGAATATCCGGGAGATGGAGAATCTGGTCAAGTACCTTCTCACCGTGACACGCGGCGATACCATTCTGCCGGGCGACCTCACGACGCTGCTCGACCGGACGCCGGAAGGGGCCCAAGCGTTGGGTCCGGGTCGCGGCTCCCCCCCGCAGGAGGAGCGCAACGGATCCCGGAATACGGATTCTTTGGCCGGATACTCCTGGGAGGGGCTGGAACGGGAATATATCCAGACTCTCCTTGATCAGACGAAGTGGAACATCGCGGCCGCGTCACGGAAGGCAGGAGTGAAGAGGTCCACCTTCAACGCAAGGATGAGGCGGTTGGGGATCCGCAAAGGCTGA